The window TCGAGACGAAGATGAACAAGATCAATAGCCGGTGCGACTGATGGCACACTCACGACACGATGTCCGATAGCGACGACAGTAGCGAGCGCGATCGTGGTGACTTCGTCTTCGGGAACGACGAGGCCGCCAACAGCAACAGTGGGTTGAGCAGTGGCGATCGATCGGGCAGTAGCGACGGAGTGGGCAGCGACGAGGAGCTGGACACGCGACGGATCGCCGCCGTACTGTTGCTCTCGCTCGCCATCATCGTCCTCGCTGTCGTCGTCGTTCAGCCGCTCGTGACCGGGGTGGCAACGAACCTCTTCGGGGCCGACTCGCCGTCTGAGCCGGGGAACGTGACGAACGCGACGACCGCTGGTGAACCGATCGGTTCGGCCGACACGACCGCTGGAACGACCGGCGATGATCGACCGAGCGCTGCAACGACCGCGGCAGTGACGTCCGGTCAGTCACCGACAGCGGCCTCGTCGGCGACGACAACACCTGGAGAAGCGACCACAGCGTCGGCCACGACGCAAACGGTGGCGCAGGCAGACGAGAACACGACAGCCAGCGAGAACGCGACTGCCACTTCGAGCGATGGATCGCCGGTGATCGAGGGGTTCACCGTCACCGATCGCTCGGCCGACGGGAACGCCAGCTTCGACGTCGCGTGGAACGTCTCCGATCCCAACTCCGACCTCGTGGACCTCGAGGTGACGATCGTCGCCGATCCCGACGGCGAGGCTCGTACGGTCGCCAGCCGTCGGTTCGATGCGGGTGGGGCGAGCACCGCCGGCAGCGAAACGTTTGGGGTGGAGGGAGGCAGCGGTGACGTCTACGAAGTCCGGATGGAGGTCATCGACGGGGCCGGAAACAGCGTCTTCACACTCACGCGAGAGGTCGCCGACGGCGATCCCGACGGCTGAACGCTATCCGAAAGCACGCTCCGATCGACCGCTCGAACGACGCCGCACTCACAGCTCGTCGTAGATCGTCCGGAGGCGCGCGCCATCGTGCGCCCAGTTGTACCGGCGTTCGACCGCCCGCCGACCGTTCTCCCCGCACTCCTCTGCGGTCTCGGGATCCGTGAGATCATCGAGGGCCGCACCCATCGCTTCGCCGTCGCTGGCGGGTGCGACGCGGCCGCTTTCGGTCCGCGTGACGATCCGTGCGAGCGGCGCGACGTCGCTCGTCACCACCGGCACTCCCATCGCCATGTACTGGAAGAGCTTGTGCGGGACGGTGGTCTCGGTGTGTGGCGTCGCAGCGTGCGGGACGGCACAGACGTCGCTCGCGGCGATGTAGTCGGGCACGTCGTCGAAGTCGACCCAGCCCGTGAGCGTCAGTCGATCACCGATGCCGAGCGAGCGTGCGAGCCGTTCGAGGCCCGCGACGTAGTTGTCGTTGCCCTTCCCGACGAACACCAACTGCACGTCCGAGTGGGTTTCGGCGAGATGGGCGACCCCCTCGATCAGGGTGTCGAGGCCGCGGTGTTCGGTGAAGTTCCCGACGTACGAAACCACGAACGATTCCTCGGGATCGAACCCGAGGCCGGTCGGGGGTTCGGTCGCATCGGGATCGAACGCGTCGAGATCGACGGTGTTCGAGACGATCTTCACCCGTTCGGGATCCGCATCGCAGTCCCGGAGGTAGTGCGCGCGCGCCTCCTCACACACCGTGATCGTGCGCTCGGCGTTCCGGACGGCGTGGCGTTCGAGGCGTTTGAGTCGGGTCGGCGAGAGGAAGAGTCGCTGAACCAGGTCCTCGGGATCGCGCGCGATCTCGCGCCAGCCGCGCATCCGGTGTATCTGACGGACTGCCTCGGGGTAGTTCTCGTGGAGATCGGCCACCACGGGAACGTCGTGATCGTCGCCTACCGTGAGCGCGGTCTTTACCAGTGGAAGGTCGTGGACATGGATCGCGTCGATCGACCCGCCAGGGAAGTCGTCGCTCACGAGTTCCTCGATCTCCCGCTGCCAGACGGGATGGACGTTGGTCGCGACGTACCGTGCGCCGTCGACGATCCCGCGGAGGCCGGCGAACAGTTCGTCGACGGGCAGTCGCTGGACGTCGATCCCGTCGATCCGCTCGAAGGTTGGCTCGGCCGGCCCGCCGCGACAGACGAGCGTGATCTCGTGGCCGGCCGCGCGGAGCGTGGCAGCCTCCTTTTCGACCCGGACGTCCGGCGGGAACCGCTCCGGGAGGAGCATACAGATGTGCATGATCAGACGGAAGACGGCGAGGCGGGTGGTCGATGACTCGTCATGCGAGGATTTCCCGACGATCGGTCTTCGCTCTTGTGGTCGGCTGCGATTCTTACTGTGAGGGGACTCCGGCTCTCGCCAGTGCAGCCCTTTGCCGCGTCGCAACGACGCCGCTTATCACGAGCGACGGACTGGGAGGGGACAATGACGCTCGTCAGCGCCGTCCTGCCGACGTACAACCGCGCGGAGTACGTCACCGGAGCCGTCGACACAGTGCTGGAGCAGACCCACGACGAGATCGAGGTCGTCGTGGTGAACGACGGCTCGACGGACGACACGGCGGCGAAGCTCGACACCTACGCCGACGACGACCGAGTGCGCGTCCGCCACAACGACGAGAACCGCGGCATCTCGGTCAGCATGAACCGGGCGGCTGCGGTGGCCGACGGCGAGTTCATCTGCGTACTCAACGACGACGATCGCTGGCACGAGGAGAAAGTCGAGAAGCAGCTGGCCGCCTTCGCGGAGCTCGGCGAGGAGTACGGCGTGGTCTACACCGGCGGGGTCGTCCGCCAGGGCGAGAACATCGTCCGGGTCTATCGACCGGATCGTGAGGGTGACATCTACCCCGACGTGATCGCCCGCTTCGGCCTCCACCCACATTCGAGCCACATGCTCCGCGCGGAGTGTTTCGATCTCGGCGGGTTCGATCTCGACTTTCCTCGCGGCGTGGACTGGGATCACTGCATCCGGCTCGCGAAGGAGTACGAGTTCGCGGCCGTCGACGAACGCCTCGTCGAGCGTATCTTCCACACCGACAACATCTCACAGCAGCTCACCCACGGCATCGAGGTCAACAACCTGATCTGGAAAAAGTACCGCGACGAGATCGAACAGTATCCCGGGATCGAGCGCCGGCTCCGTGAGAAGCAGTGCCGCGCCAGGGCGAGAGTTGCACTCGAACGCGGCCAGCGCCGACGGGCGTTCGGCTACGCGCGCCGTGCGATGGAGTACGAACCCGCCGCCGAGAGCGTGTTCATCATGGCCTTTTCCGTGCTCGGTCAGCGGGCGCTCGCGGGAGCGCGCCGCGCCC is drawn from Halococcus salifodinae DSM 8989 and contains these coding sequences:
- a CDS encoding glycosyltransferase family 4 protein, coding for MHICMLLPERFPPDVRVEKEAATLRAAGHEITLVCRGGPAEPTFERIDGIDVQRLPVDELFAGLRGIVDGARYVATNVHPVWQREIEELVSDDFPGGSIDAIHVHDLPLVKTALTVGDDHDVPVVADLHENYPEAVRQIHRMRGWREIARDPEDLVQRLFLSPTRLKRLERHAVRNAERTITVCEEARAHYLRDCDADPERVKIVSNTVDLDAFDPDATEPPTGLGFDPEESFVVSYVGNFTEHRGLDTLIEGVAHLAETHSDVQLVFVGKGNDNYVAGLERLARSLGIGDRLTLTGWVDFDDVPDYIAASDVCAVPHAATPHTETTVPHKLFQYMAMGVPVVTSDVAPLARIVTRTESGRVAPASDGEAMGAALDDLTDPETAEECGENGRRAVERRYNWAHDGARLRTIYDEL
- a CDS encoding glycosyltransferase family 2 protein, whose protein sequence is MTLVSAVLPTYNRAEYVTGAVDTVLEQTHDEIEVVVVNDGSTDDTAAKLDTYADDDRVRVRHNDENRGISVSMNRAAAVADGEFICVLNDDDRWHEEKVEKQLAAFAELGEEYGVVYTGGVVRQGENIVRVYRPDREGDIYPDVIARFGLHPHSSHMLRAECFDLGGFDLDFPRGVDWDHCIRLAKEYEFAAVDERLVERIFHTDNISQQLTHGIEVNNLIWKKYRDEIEQYPGIERRLREKQCRARARVALERGQRRRAFGYARRAMEYEPAAESVFIMAFSVLGQRALAGARRARDAAMNWRASLAE